A stretch of the Segatella copri genome encodes the following:
- a CDS encoding RteC domain-containing protein, translating into MEYNILIETDFFNLLNAGHKNKGGNALENSYREFIKVVVDLCSTNVKQAVFALSYAETELDFHLSMPHIKDCLGTVGLYVRKAIAFVRRMQEHVAATYHLHVTTSTSEASPPVSSESKPLVKWTGNAVDLVEMVYGICVMGSVNDGDVKFKDLAQAMYQFFGIKAKDCYRFYTDIRRRKNHSRTYFLDRMQEKLNDKMRKDDELERMRR; encoded by the coding sequence ATGGAATACAACATATTGATAGAGACTGATTTTTTCAACTTGCTGAATGCAGGTCATAAGAACAAAGGTGGTAACGCTTTGGAGAACTCATACCGTGAGTTTATCAAGGTTGTGGTTGATTTATGCAGCACCAACGTGAAGCAAGCGGTCTTTGCACTGTCATACGCAGAGACCGAGCTTGACTTTCATCTGTCAATGCCCCATATAAAGGATTGTTTGGGAACCGTAGGCTTGTATGTGCGCAAGGCTATTGCATTTGTCCGAAGGATGCAAGAGCATGTGGCAGCAACATATCATCTTCATGTGACCACATCCACTTCAGAAGCCTCTCCGCCAGTATCATCAGAATCAAAGCCATTAGTAAAATGGACTGGCAATGCCGTTGACCTTGTAGAAATGGTATATGGCATCTGCGTAATGGGAAGCGTGAACGATGGCGATGTGAAGTTCAAGGACTTGGCGCAAGCCATGTACCAGTTCTTTGGTATCAAAGCCAAGGACTGCTATCGTTTCTATACCGACATCAGAAGACGCAAGAACCATAGCCGTACTTACTTCCTTGACAGAATGCAGGAGAAGTTGAACGACAAAATGCGAAAGGATGATGAATTGGAAAGAATGAGACGATAA